The Pseudomonas sp. FP198 genomic interval GAAGCTGTCGGTCACCGGCGGAACGTTGTCGGCGTGTACCAGCAGGTCGCCACGGGAGATATCGATCTCGTCTTCCATGGTCAACGTCACAGCCTGGCCTGGGCCGGCGTGTTCCAGCTCGCCTTCGAAGGTGACGATGGATTTCACGCGGCTGCTCTTGCCCGACGGCAGCACCACGACTTCGTCGCCCTTGTGCACGATGCCGCTGGCGAGGGTGCCGGCGAAACCGCGGAAGTTCAGGTTCGGACGGTTGACGTACTGCACCGGGAAACGCAGGTCGGAGAAGTTGCGGTCGCCCGCCACCTCCACGGTCTCGAGAATTTCCATCAGCGACTGGCCGGTGTACCACGGCGAGCGCTCGGACTTGTTCACCACGTTGTCGCCCTTGAGCGCCGACATCGGCACGAAGTGCATGCTGGTGGGTTTCATCTTCAAGCCTTCGGCGAACTTCAGGTAGTCGGCCTTGATCGACTCGAATACGCCCTGGTCGAAGTCCTTGAGGTCCATCTTGTTGATGGCCACGACGATGTGCTTGATACCCAGCAACGAGGCGATGAAGCTGTGGCGACGGGTCTGGGTCTGCACGCCGTAGCGGGCGTCCACCAGGATGATCGCCAGGTCACAGGTGGAGGCACCGGTGGCCATGTTGCGGGTGTATTGCTCATGGCCGGGCGTGTCGGCGATGATGAATTTACGCTTGGCGGTGGAGAAATAGCGGTAGGCGACATCAATGGTGATGCCTTGCTCGCGCTCGGCCTGCAGGCCGTCCACCAGCAGCGCCAGGTCGATGTCGTCGCCGGTAGTGCCGACTTTCTTCGAATCGCGAGTGATCGCTTCCAGATGATCTTCGTAGATCATCTTCGAGTCGTGCAGCAGGCGCCCGATCAGGGTGCTCTTGCCGTCGTCGACATTACCGCAGGTCAAAAAGCGCAGCAGCTCTTTACGTTCGTGCTGGCCCAGGTAGGCGAGGATGTCCTCGCTGATCAAATCAGATGCGTGCGACATGACAACCCCTTAGAAATAACCCTGACGTTTCTTGTCTTCCATCGAGCCTGCGCCATCGTGGTCGATGACCCGGCCCTGGCGCTCGGAAGTTCGCGTCAGGAGCATTTCCTGAATGATGTCCGTCAGGCTTTCGGCCTCGGACTCCACCGCGCCCGTCAACGGGTAGCAGCCAAGGGTACGGAAACGCACTTTCTTCTTGACGATGCGCGCTTTGTCTTCGTCGGACAGGTGCTCGAGGATGCGCTCGTCGTCGATCATGATCAGCGTGCCGTTCTTCTCGATCACTTCACGCTCGGCGGCGAAGTACAACGGCACGATCGGGATGCCTTCGAGGTAGATGTACTGCCAGATGTCCAGCTCGGTCCAGTTCGACAGCGGGAAGACGCGGATCGACTCGCCCTTGTTGACCTTGCCGTTATAGACGTTCCACAGCTCGGGGCGCTGGTTCTTCGGGTCCCAGCGGTGCTTGCTGTCGCGGAACGAGTAGACGCGCTCCTTGGCGCGGGACTTCTCTTCATCGCGACGGGCGCCGCCGAATGCAGCGTCGAAACCATGCTTGTCGAGCGCCTGTTTCAGGCCCTCGGTCTTCATGATGTCGGTGTGCTTGGCACTACCGTGGGTGAACGGGTTGATGTTCTGCGCGACACCGTCCGGGTTGATGTGGGTGATCAGGTCCAGGCCCAGTTCTTCGACCATCTTGTCGCGGAACTTGTACATCTCCTGGAATTTCCAGCGGGTGTCGACGTGCATCACCGGAAACGGCAGCTTGCCGGGGAAAAACGCCTTGCGTGCCAGGTGCAGCATCACGGCGGAGTCTTTACCGATTGAGTACAGCATCACCGGGTTATCGAACTCGGCGGCCACCTCGCGGATGATGTGGATGCTTTCCGCCTCCAGCTGTTTCAGATGCGTCAGTTTGTCGACCATGGCTACTCACGAAAGCTTTCTTATGAACGGCCAGCGGGCCGTGTTCGAGCGGGGAATCCTAGCACAGCGACCTCTTCTAATCAGGGCGCCAACTAGATCGAAACAGCATATGGATATGCCCAGTGGTTCGGGCCCCGCACATGCTTTTCTGTGGGAGCGAGCTTGCTCGCGATGACGGAGTGTCAGCTACATTAATGTCGACTGATCCGCCGCTATCGCGAGCAAGCTCGCTCCCACAGGGGCTACAACTCCCCACAGGGATATAAACAGTCAGATCGGGTTTGGGCAATCGATGAAGATGTGCTCCAGCGCGAAGCGTCGCGCCAGGTAGTCACCCAGCGCCTGGACGCCGTAGCGCTCGGTCGCATGATGCCCGGCGGCGATGAAGCTGATGCCATTCTCCCGGGCGCTGTGGAAGGTCTGCTCCGACGCTTCGCCGCTGAGATACAGGTCAACCCCGGCGAGTACCGCCTGATCGATGTAGCCCTGGCCGCCGCCGGTGCACCAGCCCACCCGGCGGATCATCTGCTCGCCCTCGATCAACAACGGCTCGCGCCCCATCACTTCCTGGACCTTGCGGGCGAAATCCCGGGGCGTCATCGGCTCGGACAAGGAGCCGACCAGGCCGACGATTTTCGGGTTGTCCGGATCCAGCGGCCCCTCGACGGTGATGTCCAGCTGCCGGGCCAGTTGCACGTTATTGCCCACCTCGGGGTGCAGATCCAGCGGCAAGTGGTAGGCCAGGAGACTGATGTCGTGCTTGAGCAGCGTTTTCAGGCGCCGCTGCTTCATGCCGGTGATGCACGGGTTCTCGCCCTTCCAGAAATAACCATGGTGCACCAGCACCAGGTCGGCGCTGGCCTCCACGGCGGCGTCGAGCAGCGCCTGGCTGGCGGTCACGCCGCTGACGATGCGCATCACCTGCGGCGCGCCCTCGACCTGCAAACCATTGGGGCAGTAATCGGCAATCCGGCTACTTGCCAGGTATCGGTCCGCTTCTTCAACCAGGGTGCTCAGGGCTACGGCCATAAAAAGACTCCTAAATATCCCGTTCAGAGGCGTGCGTGGCCTCGTATAATGCGCGACATTATGGGCGGTCCCATTCCGCCTGCAACCTCTGTAGGACGTGCTTAATGCTCAAGGCGCTGCGTTTTTCCGGCTGGCCGCTGTTGGCCGGCGTACTTGTCGCACTACTGATTATCCAGCGCTACCCGGAATGGGTCGGCTTGCCAAGCCTCGACGTCAACCTGCAACAGGCACCGCAGGCCAAGGCTCCACAGCAGGGGCCCGTGTCCTATGCGGATGCGGTGACCCTCGCCGCGCCGGCGGTGGTCAACCTGTACACCACCAAGGTCGTCAACAAGTCCGGTCACCCGCTGTTCGAGGACCCGCAATTCCGACGCTTCTTCGGTGACAATTCCCCCAAGCAGAAGCGCATGGAATCAAGTCTGGGCTCGGGCGTCATCATGAGCCCGGAAGGCTACATCCTGACCAACAACCACGTCACCAGTGGTGCCGACCAGATCGTGGTGGCACTCAAGGACGGTCGTGAAACCCTGGCGCGGGTGATCGGCAGCGACCCGGAAACCGATCTGGCGGTGCTGAAGATCGATTTGAAAAACCTGCCGGCAATCACCATCGGCCGCTCCGACAGCATCCGTATCGGCGACGTGGCCCTGGCGATCGGCAACCCGTTCGGCGTCGGCCAGACCGTGACCATGGGCATCATCAGCGCCACCGGTCGCAACCAGCTGGGCCTGAACAACTACGAGGATTTCATCCAGACCGACGCCGCAATCAACCCCGGCAACTCCGGCGGTGCGCTGGTGGATGCCAATGGCAATCTCACCGGGATCAATACGGCGATCTTCTCCAAGTCCGGCGGCAGCCAGGGCATTGGCTTCGCCATTCCGGTGAAGCTGGCCATGGAGGTGATGAAGTCGATCATCGAGCACGGCCAGGTGATTCGTGGCTGGCTGGGCATTGAAGTCCAGCCGCTGACCCAGGAGCTGGCGGAATCCTTTGGCTTGTCCGGGCGCCCCGGCATCGTCGTGGCGGGGATTTTCCGCGACGGCCCGGCCCAGAAAGCCGGCCTGCAATTGGGCGACGTGATCCTCAGCATCGACGGCGAACCGGCCGGCGACGGCCGCCGCTCGATGAACCAGGTGGCGCGGATCAAGCCCACCGACAAGGTCACCATCCAGGTGATGCGCAACGGCAAGGAGCTCAAGCTCACCGCCGAGATCGGCCTGCGTCCACCGCCGGCACCGGTGGTGCTCAAGGAAGAAGAGTAACCATCATCCCCCCTGTGGCGAGGGAGCTTGCTCCCGCTGGGTCGCGCAGCGGCCCTGAAACCTGTCACCTCAAAACTATCAGACCGACCGCATTCGATCCTGTTGGGGCTGCTTCGCGGCCCAGCGGGAGCAAGCTCCCTCGCCACGAAAACAATCCGCGATTAAGGAAATCAGAAATAGCATAAATTCTCATTAGTAGTGTTATATTGTTTCAATACTAAAGATTGGAACAACATAACATGTCATCCCTCAAACGGATTTCCGCTGCCAGTCTCGCCCTCGGCCTGCTCGGTGATCCCGCCTTCGCCGAAGAAATCCAGCCCCTGGAACTGGACGCCATCAACGTCACGTCCGAGTACGAATCCCCCACCGGCCCCGTTTCAGGTTATCGCGCCACCCGCTCCGCCAGCGCGACCAAAACCGACACCGCCCTGCGTGACGTCCCGCAATCCATCAGCGTGATTCCCGCCAGCGTACTCAAGGACCTGGGCAGCACCAGCGTCGAACGGGCGCTGGAATATGCCGGTGGCGTATCGAAGCAGAACAATTTCGGCGGCCTGACGCTTTATGAATACAGCGTGCGCGGCTTTACGACGTCGGAGTTCTACAAGGACGGTTTCAGCGCCAACCGTGGTTACCCAAGCACCCCGGACGCCGCCAATATCGAACGCATCGAAGTTCTGAAGGGCCCGGCGGCCAGCCTTTATGGACGAGGAGATCCTGGCGGCACGGTGAACATCGTCACCAAAAAACCCCAACCCGAAGCCTTCACCACGCTGCAGACCAGCGCGGGCAGCTGGGACCGCTATCGCACCGCGCTGGACGTCAATACGCCACTGGACGCCGAAGGCAACCTGCTTTCGCGAGTAAACCTGGCGGTGGAGGACAACCACAGCTTCCGTGATCACGTCGACAGCAAGCGCGTCTTCGTGGCCCCGTCCATCAGTTGGCAACTGAGCCCGGACACTCGACTGCTGGTGGAAAGCGAAATCGTGCGCCACAGCTCGACGTTCGATCGCGGCATCGTCGCTCCGAATAATCGCTGGGGTGGCGTCTCACGTTCGACTTTCCTCGGCGAACCCAACGACGGCGACATCGACAATCACAACAACATGCTCCAGGCCGCCCTTGAGCATCAGCTCAACGATACCTGGCAACTGCGCCTGGCCAGCCATTACAAGCAGGGTGAACTCTGGGGCTTCGCCTCCGAGGCGCGGCCCCTGAATGCCGACGGCCACACCGTGAACCGCCGCTACCGCGAGCGCGACAACGATTGGCACGACAGCATCACTCAGTTGGAACTGCGCGGCCAGTTCGACCTCGGCCCCTGGCAGCATGAACTGCTGATCGGCACTGAATACGAGGACTACCGCAAGAACGAGCGCGTGACGACCATCGCCGGCAGCGCTTATCCCATCGACATTTACAACCCGATCTACGGCCAGCCGAAACCCAACGGTACGCGCTCCGGCACGGACTTCTTCGAGCATGTTGAAAGCAAGGCCCTGAACCTGCAGGACCAGATCGTCTTCACCGACAAGCTGCGCGGCCTGCTTGGCGTGCGTTACGAGCACTTCGAGCAAAGCATCGACAATCATGTCACCGACGTCACCAGTCGTCAGCGCCATGACGCCCTCACGCAACGCGCGGGGCTGCTGTATCAACTGACGCCCGAAGTCGGGCTGTTCGCCAACGCCTCCACTTCGTTCAAGCCCAATAATGGCCTGGATGCCAGCGGCAAGACCTTCGACCCGGAGGAAGGTGTCGGTTATGAAGTCGGCATCAAGAGCGAGCTGTTCGACGATCGCCTGAGCACCACCCTGGCGGCTTTTCATATAGAGAAGGAAAACGTCCTGACCCAAGTCGCCGGAACCGATTTCAGCCGCGCCGTGGGCAAGGCCCGTAGCCAGGGCATCGACCTGCAGGTCACCGGCCAGATGACCGACGCCGTGCGGGTAATTGGCGCCTTCGCCTACATCGATGCCGAAGTGACCAAGGGCGACGAGCAGATTCCCGAGGGCAGCCGGATCCTCGGCGTCGCCAAGCGCAGCGGCAGCCTGCTGGGAGTCTACGAATTCCAGGACGGCCACCTGCGCGGCTCGGACATCGGCGCGGCGTTCACGTATGTCGGCGATCGCTCGGGCGAGGCCGGCAAGGACTTCGAACTGCCGGCCTACCACACCGTGGATCTGCTGGCCCATTACAAGGCCGGTGACAACGTCACCGTCGGCCTGAACCTGAACAACGTCCTCGACGAAAAATACTACGAACGCTCCTACAGCAATTACTGGGTCACCCCCGGTGATCCGCGCAACTTCACTGTCAGCCTCACCCTCGATCTATAAAAAGGAAAATCAGCATGAAATACCCCAAGACCTTCGCCCTGCTCGGTATGCTCCTGGCTATCGACGCCTCGGCCCATGGCCTGTGGACCGAACAACGCCGCGGCAATATCGAGGTGATCTACGGCCACGGCGCCGAAGACAACGCCTTCAAGGCGCAGAAAATCAGTGGCGCCTGGGCCTACGACCTCGGCGGCAAAATGATCCCGGTGACGGTGGAGCGTTTGTCCGACCACGCGCGCCTGCAGCCTCTCAAGCCGCCGGCCGTGCTGGCGGTCGCCCTGGACAACGGCATGTGGTCGCAGACCGCCGACAAGAAATGGATCAACGAAGGCCGCAGCAAAGTGCCCGGAGCGATCGAGTCGACCCAGACCTTCAAGTACAGCCTGGCGATCTATGAGCCGGGAGCGAAGCTGCCGAAGCTGGATCAGATCAAGTTCGTCATCGTGCCGGAAGTCGACCCGCTGACCGTCGGCCCCGGCCAATCGTTGCCGGTGCGGGTGCTGCTCGATGGCAAACCGGCGGCCGGCGTGAAGCTGGTCGGCGACTACCGCAGCGCACCGAACACCGTGAGCACTGAAACCGACGCCGAAGGCCGGGCCAAGGTGCTGGTGCGCAATGAAGGTTTGAACGTGATCGCCGCGAGCATGGAAATCCCGCTCAAGGACAACAAGGACGTGGCGACGCGCGGGGTATTTACCTCGCTGACGTTCCTGGGTGAGCCGCATCACGAGTGAGGTTCGAAAACTGCGGGAGCTGAGCCGACGCAATCGCGAGCAGGCTCGCTCCCACAGGGGATTGGCTGTGTTGCCAATCTTCCGGACACTCTGGAAACACATGTGGGAGCGAGCCTGCTCCCGAAAGCGTCAGTTCAGCCACTATTGAAGTGACAGACAGTCAGCCATCGCGAGCAAGCTCGCTCCCACAGGGCCGTGCTTGCTGAAGGTTAGAGCTCGCCCATAGCCTCGATCAGTGCCTGGTTCTGCTCCGGTGTGCCGATGCTGATCCGCAGGAACTGGGCGATGCGCGCCTGCTTGAAGTGCCGCACGATCACGCCCTGCTCGCGCAGTTTCGCCGCCAGCCCCGCCGCGTCATGTCGGGGGTGACGGGCGAAGATGAAGTTGGCCGCCGACGGCAGTACCTCAAAACCCTTGGCTTCAAGCTGCCCAACTACCCATTCGCGGTGCTCGATGACCAACCGGCAGGTCTGGTCAAAATACTCGCGATCATCGAACGCCGCCGCGCCGCCGACATTCGCCAGGCGATCCAGCGGGTACGAGTTGAAGCTGTTCTTGATCCGCTCCAACGCTTCGATCAAGTCCGGATGGCCCACCGCCAGGCCCACGCGCAGCCCCGCCAGCGAGCGTGACTTGGACAGGGTTTGTGTCACCAGCAGGTTCGGATAACGATCCACCAGGCTGATGGCCGTTTCGCCGCCGAAATCGATATAGGCCTCATCGACCACCACCACTGAATCCGGGCTGGCCTTGAGGATCTGTTCCACCGCGTCCAGCGCCAGCAGGCAACCGGTCGGCGCGTTCGGATTGGGGAAAATGATCCCGCCATTGGGCTTGGCGTAGTCTGCCGGGTCGATCCGGAATTGTTCATCCAGCGGCACCGCATCGAACTCGATACCGTACAGCCCGCAATACACCGGATAGAAGCTGTAGCTGATGTCCGGGAACAGCAACGGCTGATCGTGCTGCAACAAGCCGTGGAAGATGTGCGCCAGCACTTCATCCGAACCATTGCCCAGGAACACCTGGTTGGTCTGCACTGCGTAATACCGGGCCACGGCGCTTTTCAGCAGATCACTGTTGGGGTCCGGATACAGGCGCAGATTGTCGTTCAGCTCGGCCTGCATCGCGGCCAGGGCCTTGGGCGATGGGCCGTAGGGGTTTTCGTTGGTGTTGAGCTTGACCAGCCGAGTCAGCTTCGGCTGTTCGCCCGGCACGTAGGGCACCAGGTTCTTGACGAACGGGCTCCAGAATTTACTCATTTCAGTTCCCCTGCCCTTCAATGGATGGCTCGTCAAGAATGCGGTACTCGGCGCTACGGGCGTGGGCGCTCAGCGATTCGCCGCGGGCCAGCACCGAAGCGGTCTTGCCCAGTTCGGACGCGCCCTGCTCGGAGCAGAAAATGATCGACGAACGTTTCTGGAAATCGTAAACGCCCAGCGGCGACGAGAAACGCGCGGTGCCGGAGGTCGGCAGCACGTGGTTGGGGCCCGCGCAATAGTCACCCAATGCCTCGGACGTGTGACGGCCCATGAAGATCGCACCGGCATGGCGAATCTTCGGCAGCCAGGCTTGCGGGTCGGCGACCGACAATTCCAGGTGTTCCGGCGCGATGCGGTTGGCCATCTCGATGGCCTGCTCCATGTCCTCGACCTTGATCAGCGCACCACGGCCATTGATCGAGGTGTTGATGATCTCGGCGCGGTCCATGGTCGGCAGCAGCTTGGCGATGCTGGCGGCGACCTTGTCGAGGAACCCGGCATCCGGACTGACCAGGATGGCCTGGGCATCTTCGTCGTGCTCGGCCTGGGAAAACAGGTCCATGGCGATCCAGTCCGGGTCGGTCTGGCCGTCGCAGACCACGAGGATCTCCGAAGGGCCGGCGATCATGTCGATGCCGACCTGGCCAAATACGTGGCGCTTGGCGGTGGCGACATAGATATTGCCCGGCCCGACCACCTTGTCGACCCGCGGCACGCTTTCGGTGCCATAGGCCAACGCAGCCACCGCTTGCGCACCGCCGATGGTGAACACTCGGTCGACGCCGGCGATGCAGGCGGCCGCCAGCACCAACTCGTTGATTTCCCCGCGCGGGGTCGGGACGACCATGACCACTTCGGTCACGCCAGCCACCTTGGCCGGAATCGCGTTCATCAACACCGAAGACGGATAGGATGCCTTGCCACCCGGCACATACAGGCCGGCGCGGTCCAGCGGCGTGACCTTCTGGCCGAGCACCGTGCCATCGGCTTCGGTGTAGCTCCAGGAATCCTGCTTCTGTCTTTCGTGATAGCTGCGCACGCGGGACGCAGCTTTTTCCAAGGCTTCGCGCTGGGGCACGGTGATTCGGGTCAGGGCCAGCTCCAGGCGCTCGCGCGGCAGGATCAGGTCGGCCATCGAGGCGACTTGCAGGCCGTCGAACTTCTGGGTGAACTCCACGAGTGCGGCATCACCACGCTCGCGCACGGCTTTGATAATGTCGAGCACACGCTGATTGACCGAGTCGTCGGACACACTCTCCCAGCTCAACAGATGATCCAGATGATGTGCGAAATCCGGGTCGGCAGCGTTGAGTCGGCGAATCGAGGTGGGAGCGGTCATGGCGAGGGCCTCATTAATGGCAAATGCTCAGGCGCCCTAAGCTACCAGTCCATTCGCGTGGGCACCTGAGAAAATTGGCTATGACGCGGATAGACGGGCGCGACGCAGAAGTCGCGCAGGTGAATCAGCCGCGGTGTCGCGATTCCACTGCCTTGCGCAGGGTATCGATCAAAGCCTGGATGCGGGCGTGCTGCATTTTCATCGAAGCCTTGTTGACGACCAGCCGGGAGGTGACGTCGGCGATGAAATCCTGCGGCTCAAGACCATTGGCCCGCAACGTATTGCCGGTGTCGACGACATCGATAATTTTGTCCGCCAGGCCGATCAGCGGCGCCAGCTCCATCGAACCGTAGAGCTTGATGATGTCGACCTGACGGCCTTGTTCGGCGTAGTAACGCTTGGCAATGTTGACGAACTTGGTCGCCACCCGCAGGCGGCCCTTGGGCTCGGGGGCACCGACCTTGCCGGCGGTCATGAGCTTGCAACGGGCGATTCGCAGGTCCAGCGGCTCGTAAAGGCCCTGGCCGCCATACTCCATCAGCACGTCCTTGCCGGCTACGCCCAGATCGGCGGCGCCATGTTCCACATAGGTCGGCACATCGGTGGCACGCACGATCAACAAGCGCACGTCGGCCTGGGTCGTGGGAATGATCAGCTTGCGGCTCTTGTCCGGATTCTCGGTCGGCACGATGCCCGCTTCGGCCAGAAGCGGCAGGGTGTCGTCAAGGATGCGGCCCTTGGACAGTGCGATGGTCAACATGGGAAGCGTCAGTCCTTATCAAGGTACTCATGCCTGGTCGCAAGCGGCGCCAGACAGACATCGAGGGTGCAACCACCCTCGATGTGAAACGAAATCAGAGGGCACCTCCGTGTGCCCGTTCAGCCAGTACTAGCCCGGTACGCGACGGATCTTGGCGCCGAGCATCTGCAGCTTCTCTTCGATGCACTCGTAGCCACGGTCGATGTGGTAGATGCGGTCGATCAGCGTGTCGCCTTCGGCAACCAGTGCAGAGATGACCAGGCTGGCCGAAGCCCGCAGGTCGGTCGCCATGACAGGCGCGCCTTTCAGTTTTTCGGTCCCGGTGACGATGGCCGTGTTGCCTTCGACCTGGATCCTGGCGCCCATGCGGTGCAACTCGTAGACGTGCATGAAACGGTTTTCGAAGATCGTCTCGATCACCGCGCCCGTGCCTTCGGCAAT includes:
- the cysN gene encoding sulfate adenylyltransferase subunit CysN — encoded protein: MSHASDLISEDILAYLGQHERKELLRFLTCGNVDDGKSTLIGRLLHDSKMIYEDHLEAITRDSKKVGTTGDDIDLALLVDGLQAEREQGITIDVAYRYFSTAKRKFIIADTPGHEQYTRNMATGASTCDLAIILVDARYGVQTQTRRHSFIASLLGIKHIVVAINKMDLKDFDQGVFESIKADYLKFAEGLKMKPTSMHFVPMSALKGDNVVNKSERSPWYTGQSLMEILETVEVAGDRNFSDLRFPVQYVNRPNLNFRGFAGTLASGIVHKGDEVVVLPSGKSSRVKSIVTFEGELEHAGPGQAVTLTMEDEIDISRGDLLVHADNVPPVTDSFEAMLVWMAEEPMLPGKKYDIKRATSYVPGSIASIVNKVDVNTLEEGPASALQLNEIGKVKIALDAPIALDGYESNRTTGAFIIIDRLTNGTVGAGMIVAQPLAHGSSTHHGKLAHVSVEERTQRFGQQPATVLFSGLSGAGKSTLAYAVERKLFDMGRAVFVLDGQNLRQDLNKGLPQDRAGRTENWRRAAHVARQFNEAGLLTLAAFVAPSAEGREQAKDLIGRERLLTVYVQASPAVCAQRDPQGLYAAAGDNIPGESFPYDVPLDADLVIDTQSLTLEESVKQVLDLLRKRGAI
- the cysD gene encoding sulfate adenylyltransferase subunit CysD; this encodes MVDKLTHLKQLEAESIHIIREVAAEFDNPVMLYSIGKDSAVMLHLARKAFFPGKLPFPVMHVDTRWKFQEMYKFRDKMVEELGLDLITHINPDGVAQNINPFTHGSAKHTDIMKTEGLKQALDKHGFDAAFGGARRDEEKSRAKERVYSFRDSKHRWDPKNQRPELWNVYNGKVNKGESIRVFPLSNWTELDIWQYIYLEGIPIVPLYFAAEREVIEKNGTLIMIDDERILEHLSDEDKARIVKKKVRFRTLGCYPLTGAVESEAESLTDIIQEMLLTRTSERQGRVIDHDGAGSMEDKKRQGYF
- a CDS encoding Nif3-like dinuclear metal center hexameric protein: MAVALSTLVEEADRYLASSRIADYCPNGLQVEGAPQVMRIVSGVTASQALLDAAVEASADLVLVHHGYFWKGENPCITGMKQRRLKTLLKHDISLLAYHLPLDLHPEVGNNVQLARQLDITVEGPLDPDNPKIVGLVGSLSEPMTPRDFARKVQEVMGREPLLIEGEQMIRRVGWCTGGGQGYIDQAVLAGVDLYLSGEASEQTFHSARENGISFIAAGHHATERYGVQALGDYLARRFALEHIFIDCPNPI
- the algW gene encoding Do family serine endopeptidase AlgW, whose product is MLKALRFSGWPLLAGVLVALLIIQRYPEWVGLPSLDVNLQQAPQAKAPQQGPVSYADAVTLAAPAVVNLYTTKVVNKSGHPLFEDPQFRRFFGDNSPKQKRMESSLGSGVIMSPEGYILTNNHVTSGADQIVVALKDGRETLARVIGSDPETDLAVLKIDLKNLPAITIGRSDSIRIGDVALAIGNPFGVGQTVTMGIISATGRNQLGLNNYEDFIQTDAAINPGNSGGALVDANGNLTGINTAIFSKSGGSQGIGFAIPVKLAMEVMKSIIEHGQVIRGWLGIEVQPLTQELAESFGLSGRPGIVVAGIFRDGPAQKAGLQLGDVILSIDGEPAGDGRRSMNQVARIKPTDKVTIQVMRNGKELKLTAEIGLRPPPAPVVLKEEE
- a CDS encoding TonB-dependent siderophore receptor, translating into MSSLKRISAASLALGLLGDPAFAEEIQPLELDAINVTSEYESPTGPVSGYRATRSASATKTDTALRDVPQSISVIPASVLKDLGSTSVERALEYAGGVSKQNNFGGLTLYEYSVRGFTTSEFYKDGFSANRGYPSTPDAANIERIEVLKGPAASLYGRGDPGGTVNIVTKKPQPEAFTTLQTSAGSWDRYRTALDVNTPLDAEGNLLSRVNLAVEDNHSFRDHVDSKRVFVAPSISWQLSPDTRLLVESEIVRHSSTFDRGIVAPNNRWGGVSRSTFLGEPNDGDIDNHNNMLQAALEHQLNDTWQLRLASHYKQGELWGFASEARPLNADGHTVNRRYRERDNDWHDSITQLELRGQFDLGPWQHELLIGTEYEDYRKNERVTTIAGSAYPIDIYNPIYGQPKPNGTRSGTDFFEHVESKALNLQDQIVFTDKLRGLLGVRYEHFEQSIDNHVTDVTSRQRHDALTQRAGLLYQLTPEVGLFANASTSFKPNNGLDASGKTFDPEEGVGYEVGIKSELFDDRLSTTLAAFHIEKENVLTQVAGTDFSRAVGKARSQGIDLQVTGQMTDAVRVIGAFAYIDAEVTKGDEQIPEGSRILGVAKRSGSLLGVYEFQDGHLRGSDIGAAFTYVGDRSGEAGKDFELPAYHTVDLLAHYKAGDNVTVGLNLNNVLDEKYYERSYSNYWVTPGDPRNFTVSLTLDL
- a CDS encoding DUF4198 domain-containing protein, which translates into the protein MKYPKTFALLGMLLAIDASAHGLWTEQRRGNIEVIYGHGAEDNAFKAQKISGAWAYDLGGKMIPVTVERLSDHARLQPLKPPAVLAVALDNGMWSQTADKKWINEGRSKVPGAIESTQTFKYSLAIYEPGAKLPKLDQIKFVIVPEVDPLTVGPGQSLPVRVLLDGKPAAGVKLVGDYRSAPNTVSTETDAEGRAKVLVRNEGLNVIAASMEIPLKDNKDVATRGVFTSLTFLGEPHHE
- the hisC gene encoding histidinol-phosphate transaminase gives rise to the protein MSKFWSPFVKNLVPYVPGEQPKLTRLVKLNTNENPYGPSPKALAAMQAELNDNLRLYPDPNSDLLKSAVARYYAVQTNQVFLGNGSDEVLAHIFHGLLQHDQPLLFPDISYSFYPVYCGLYGIEFDAVPLDEQFRIDPADYAKPNGGIIFPNPNAPTGCLLALDAVEQILKASPDSVVVVDEAYIDFGGETAISLVDRYPNLLVTQTLSKSRSLAGLRVGLAVGHPDLIEALERIKNSFNSYPLDRLANVGGAAAFDDREYFDQTCRLVIEHREWVVGQLEAKGFEVLPSAANFIFARHPRHDAAGLAAKLREQGVIVRHFKQARIAQFLRISIGTPEQNQALIEAMGEL
- the hisD gene encoding histidinol dehydrogenase produces the protein MTAPTSIRRLNAADPDFAHHLDHLLSWESVSDDSVNQRVLDIIKAVRERGDAALVEFTQKFDGLQVASMADLILPRERLELALTRITVPQREALEKAASRVRSYHERQKQDSWSYTEADGTVLGQKVTPLDRAGLYVPGGKASYPSSVLMNAIPAKVAGVTEVVMVVPTPRGEINELVLAAACIAGVDRVFTIGGAQAVAALAYGTESVPRVDKVVGPGNIYVATAKRHVFGQVGIDMIAGPSEILVVCDGQTDPDWIAMDLFSQAEHDEDAQAILVSPDAGFLDKVAASIAKLLPTMDRAEIINTSINGRGALIKVEDMEQAIEMANRIAPEHLELSVADPQAWLPKIRHAGAIFMGRHTSEALGDYCAGPNHVLPTSGTARFSSPLGVYDFQKRSSIIFCSEQGASELGKTASVLARGESLSAHARSAEYRILDEPSIEGQGN
- the hisG gene encoding ATP phosphoribosyltransferase, whose amino-acid sequence is MLTIALSKGRILDDTLPLLAEAGIVPTENPDKSRKLIIPTTQADVRLLIVRATDVPTYVEHGAADLGVAGKDVLMEYGGQGLYEPLDLRIARCKLMTAGKVGAPEPKGRLRVATKFVNIAKRYYAEQGRQVDIIKLYGSMELAPLIGLADKIIDVVDTGNTLRANGLEPQDFIADVTSRLVVNKASMKMQHARIQALIDTLRKAVESRHRG